The proteins below come from a single Afipia felis ATCC 53690 genomic window:
- a CDS encoding carbon-nitrogen hydrolase family protein yields the protein MTETAPATPFKAALVQLRTGLLPAENLVQATQLIREAAAQGAQYIQTPEVTNVMQENRKALFDLLASEADDASLKAYQDLATELKVHLHIGSLALKASPERAVNRSFLIGPSGDILASYDKIHMFDIDLENGESYRESANYQPGETAVLADLPWGRLGLTICYDLRFPALFRALAEAGASFIAAPAAFTKRTGEAHWHALLRARAIENGCFIFAAAQGGLHQNKRETFGHSLIIDPWGTVIAEGGTEPGIITAEIDPARVTAVRKSIPSLQHGRRFSVRDPSQQPDYLRAVRGSP from the coding sequence ATGACCGAGACGGCTCCTGCCACACCTTTCAAGGCAGCGCTGGTCCAGCTTCGCACTGGCCTGCTGCCCGCCGAGAATCTCGTTCAGGCCACGCAACTCATCCGCGAAGCGGCGGCGCAAGGCGCGCAGTACATCCAGACGCCGGAAGTCACCAATGTGATGCAGGAGAACCGCAAGGCGCTGTTCGACCTGCTCGCATCCGAGGCCGACGATGCTTCGCTGAAGGCGTACCAGGACCTTGCGACGGAATTGAAAGTTCACCTGCATATCGGCTCGCTGGCGTTGAAGGCCTCGCCGGAGCGCGCGGTGAATCGGTCGTTCCTGATCGGGCCGAGCGGCGACATTCTCGCCAGCTACGACAAGATTCACATGTTCGACATTGATCTGGAGAATGGCGAGAGCTATCGCGAATCAGCCAACTACCAGCCGGGCGAAACAGCAGTACTTGCCGATCTGCCCTGGGGCCGCCTTGGCCTCACCATCTGCTACGATCTGCGCTTTCCCGCGCTGTTCCGCGCGCTCGCGGAAGCTGGCGCATCCTTCATCGCGGCTCCTGCGGCCTTCACCAAGCGCACCGGCGAAGCGCACTGGCATGCGCTGTTGCGCGCCCGCGCGATCGAGAACGGCTGCTTCATCTTCGCAGCCGCGCAGGGCGGCCTGCACCAGAACAAGCGCGAGACGTTCGGCCATTCGCTCATCATCGATCCGTGGGGCACGGTGATCGCCGAAGGCGGCACCGAGCCCGGCATCATCACCGCAGAGATCGACCCGGCGCGGGTCACTGCGGTGCGCAAAAGCATTCCATCGCTGCAACACGGCCGCCGCTTCAGCGTCCGCGACCCGAGCCAGCAGCCCGATTATCTGCGCGCCGTCAGGGGATCGCCATGA
- the grxC gene encoding glutaredoxin 3, whose translation MSAAVEIYTRPGCGYCSAAKALLQRKHIEFTEFDAGQNPAFRQEMLARAKGGTTFPQIFIDGFHVGGCDELYALEGAGKLDELLNGQKEPT comes from the coding sequence ATGTCTGCCGCTGTCGAAATCTACACCAGGCCGGGTTGCGGCTACTGCTCGGCCGCTAAAGCCCTGCTCCAACGCAAGCATATCGAGTTCACCGAATTCGACGCCGGCCAGAATCCGGCCTTCCGGCAGGAGATGCTGGCGCGCGCCAAAGGCGGCACCACTTTCCCGCAGATTTTCATCGACGGCTTCCATGTCGGCGGCTGCGACGAGTTGTATGCGCTGGAAGGCGCCGGCAAGCTCGATGAACTGCTGAACGGACAGAAAGAGCCCACATGA
- a CDS encoding ComF family protein: MPMQPMPMRPFLRGAWSACHDAGRRVARLALDIALPTLCISCREPVAGEGLCSVCWAKLSFIAPPYCARLGIPFVYDPGPGLLSMEAIAAPPAYQRARAAVRYDEAAGTLVHALKYQDRTDLAPAMGRWMARAGAELLNETDALIPVPLHWKRGWSRRYNQSATLANVIGRQSKIPVRADLLRRTRATHQQVGLSRTERARNVQGAFAVGDDQRAAVAGRRFILVDDVLTSGATVDACARALLRAKAASVDVLVFARVVEAFRPPI; this comes from the coding sequence ATGCCGATGCAGCCGATGCCGATGCGGCCTTTTTTGCGCGGCGCGTGGAGTGCCTGCCACGATGCAGGCCGCCGCGTCGCGCGGCTTGCGCTGGATATCGCCCTACCGACGCTGTGCATCTCCTGCCGCGAACCGGTCGCGGGCGAAGGGCTTTGTTCCGTCTGCTGGGCAAAGCTATCCTTCATCGCGCCGCCTTACTGCGCGCGGCTCGGCATTCCCTTTGTCTATGATCCCGGTCCGGGCTTGTTGTCGATGGAAGCCATCGCGGCACCTCCGGCGTATCAACGCGCCCGCGCCGCCGTGCGCTACGACGAGGCCGCAGGCACGCTCGTGCATGCACTGAAATATCAGGACCGCACCGACCTTGCGCCCGCGATGGGCCGCTGGATGGCCCGCGCCGGAGCAGAATTGCTCAATGAGACCGACGCGCTGATCCCGGTGCCGCTGCATTGGAAACGCGGCTGGTCGCGGCGCTACAACCAGTCGGCGACGCTCGCCAACGTCATCGGTCGCCAATCCAAAATTCCAGTGCGGGCCGATCTGCTCCGCCGCACCCGGGCCACCCACCAGCAGGTCGGCCTGTCGCGAACCGAGCGCGCCCGCAACGTACAGGGCGCATTCGCGGTCGGTGACGATCAACGCGCCGCCGTCGCTGGGCGGCGCTTCATTCTGGTGGATGACGTGCTGACCTCGGGCGCGACGGTGGACGCCTGTGCTCGCGCGTTGCTGCGCGCCAAGGCGGCTTCGGTCGATGTGCTGGTATTCGCGCGGGTTGTGGAGGCGTTCCGCCCTCCCATATAA
- a CDS encoding methyltransferase domain-containing protein, with translation MTSTSPPKVFDSVLLKKRQARAAKAGAETFLLDRVVEDLGERLHAVVRDFQTAVDLGSPGHGAADVLAASVKQSRHVDWPANEHEALPFQAHALDLVVSVLALQFVNDLPGVLAQIRRALQPDGYFLAATIGGDTLTELRQSFAEAEVALDGGLSPRVIPMLDLRDAGALLQRAGFALPVTDVDRVTVRYDTMFGLMRDLRRMGATNMLMDRRHTPLRRATLMRAAEIYAQRFSDSDGRIRATFDIVWMAGWSPDESQPKPLKPGSAKMSLEEAIKSQSRKG, from the coding sequence ATGACATCCACCTCGCCGCCGAAAGTGTTCGATTCTGTGCTGCTCAAGAAGCGGCAGGCGCGCGCTGCGAAAGCTGGCGCCGAGACGTTCCTGCTCGACCGCGTGGTGGAAGATTTGGGCGAGCGGTTGCATGCCGTGGTGCGCGATTTTCAGACCGCCGTGGATCTTGGCTCGCCGGGGCATGGCGCAGCGGATGTGCTCGCGGCTTCGGTGAAGCAGTCGCGTCATGTCGATTGGCCTGCGAATGAGCACGAGGCGCTGCCGTTTCAAGCGCATGCGCTCGACCTCGTCGTCTCGGTGCTGGCACTGCAATTCGTCAACGATCTGCCGGGCGTGCTGGCGCAGATCCGCCGCGCGTTGCAGCCAGACGGTTATTTTCTTGCGGCAACCATTGGCGGCGACACACTCACTGAATTGCGTCAGTCGTTCGCCGAAGCCGAGGTTGCACTCGACGGCGGGCTGTCGCCGCGCGTCATTCCAATGCTCGATCTGCGCGACGCGGGTGCGTTGCTGCAACGCGCGGGCTTCGCGCTGCCGGTGACGGATGTGGATCGCGTCACTGTGCGTTACGACACCATGTTCGGCCTGATGCGCGATTTGCGGCGGATGGGCGCGACCAACATGCTGATGGATCGCCGCCACACACCGTTGCGCCGCGCGACGCTGATGCGTGCCGCCGAAATCTATGCGCAGCGCTTTTCTGATTCTGACGGCCGCATTCGCGCGACGTTCGATATCGTCTGGATGGCCGGCTGGTCGCCGGATGAGAGCCAGCCGAAGCCGCTCAAGCCGGGCTCGGCGAAGATGTCGCTGGAAGAAGCGATCAAAAGCCAGAGTCGCAAAGGGTAA
- the mutT gene encoding 8-oxo-dGTP diphosphatase MutT has protein sequence MDKPATTKLVFVVACALIDTDNRVLIAQRPEGKQLAGLWEFPGGKLEPGERPEPALIRELHEELGITVQESCLAPLTFASHAYETFHLLMPLYICRRWEGIATGREGQPLAWVRANRLRDYPMPPADIPLISHLTDLLL, from the coding sequence ATGGACAAACCTGCCACCACCAAGCTCGTCTTCGTCGTCGCCTGCGCGCTGATCGACACTGACAACCGGGTGCTGATCGCGCAGCGTCCCGAAGGCAAGCAACTCGCAGGCCTGTGGGAATTTCCCGGCGGCAAACTCGAGCCCGGCGAACGGCCGGAGCCCGCGCTGATCCGCGAGCTGCATGAAGAACTCGGCATCACTGTGCAGGAATCCTGTCTCGCACCGCTGACATTCGCGAGCCATGCCTACGAAACATTTCATTTGCTGATGCCGCTCTACATCTGCCGACGCTGGGAAGGCATCGCCACCGGCCGCGAAGGTCAACCGCTCGCCTGGGTGCGCGCCAACAGGTTGCGCGATTACCCGATGCCACCCGCGGACATTCCGCTGATCTCGCATCTGACAGATTTGTTGTTGTAA